In the genome of Streptomyces sp. P3, the window TGTGCACGGGCTCGCAGTGGCACCCCAACGTCCCCGAACTGCCGGGGGAGTTCAGCGGGGAAGTCCGGCACACCGTCGGCTATCGCAGCGCGGAGGAACTGCGGGGCAAGCGGGTCCTGGTAGTGGGTGCGGGGAACTCCGGCTGCGACATCGCGTGCGACGCGGCCCGGACCGCGGACCACGCGGTGATCAGCATGCGGCGCGGGTACTGGTTCATTCCCAAGCACCTGTTCGGCCGGCCGGTGGACACCCTCGCCAACAGTGGGCCGCACCTGCCGATGTGGCTGGCGCAGCGCGTCTTCGGCGCCCTCCTGCGGATCCTCAACGGCGACCCGGCGCGGCTGGGACTGCCGAAGCCGGACCACAAGCTGTTCGAGACCCACCCGGCCATCAACTCGATGCTGATCCACCACCTCCAGCACGGTGACATCACGGCCAAGCCCGGGATCGCCCGCGCCGAGGGCCGAACAGTGCACTTCACCGACGGAACGAGCGACGACTTCGATCTCATCCTCCTGGCCACGGGCTACGTCCACAGAGTTCCGGTCGCGCAGCGGTACTTCGGCGACGAGCAGCACCCGGACCTGTACCTGTCGTCGTTCTCGCGCGAGCACGAGGGCTTGTTCGGCATCGGCTTCGTCGAGACCAACTCCGGTGCGTACCAGCTCTTCGACTCCCAGGCGCAACTGATCGCCGGGTACGTCCATGACGCGCGGCACCGGTTGCCGAACGCGGAGCGTTTCGCCCGCATGATCCGCTCAGACCGCCCGGATCTGTCCGGCGGATTGCGGTTCGTCGACTCGCCCCGCCACACCGGCTACGTCGACAGCGGGGCCTTCGTGAAGTACCTGGGCAAGGTCGCGGGGGACATGGGCTGGCGTACCGAGGGCCAGCCGCCCCCGGCACGGTCCCTGCGACGCGCGGAGGCTGTGGCATGAGCGGGTTCGACTTCACCGACAAGGTCATGCTGGTGACCGGCGGTGCGGGCGGCATCGGGAGTGCTCTGTGCCGTCGCTTCGCCTCCGGCGGCGCCCGCTGCGTCGTCGTCGACATCGACGAGGCCCGGGCCGAGAAGGTCGCCGCCGGGCTTCCAGGCGCCGGGCACACCGGTATCGGATGCGACCTGATGGACCGCGCCCAGGTGGAGCGCCTCTTCGAACGGGTCTCCGATGCCCACGGTCGCCTAGACGTTCTCGTCAACAACGTCGGTATGACCAGCGCGGAACGCTTCGACGTCCGCAGCGTCGAGAGCATCGAGCGGGAGATCACCCTCAACCTGACCTCACCGCTGGTCGCGACCCGGATCGCCATTCCTCTTCTCACGGCTTCACGGGACGCCCGGGTGGTCACCACGGTCTCCCTCGGCGGGATCTTCCCGCTGGGCGAGACCCCGATCTACACCGCTTCCAAGTTCGGTCTGCGTGGCGCGATGCTCGCCATCGGGCTCGATCTGAGGAGCAGAGGCATTCTGGCCGGGTCGGTGCTCCCGTCGGCGACCGACACCCGGATGCTGCGCCAGGAGGCCGTGGACGGCGGGAACTCCTTGCAGTTCCAGGACCGGCCCCAGCAGCCCGCCGACGTCGTCGCGGCCGTGGTGAGCCTGCTGGACAAGCCCCGGCTGGAGGCCTACCCCCGGCCCGGTGAGTCCCGTCTGGTGCGGTTCGCGATGCTCATGCCGAACCTGCTGCCCCGGGTCTTCCCGCTGTTCCGCAAGCGCGGTGACCGCGGCATGGCCCGCTATCTGGAGGAACTCCGCCGACGCGGACTGGTCCGCCGGACAGAGGGGCGCTGGGAGCTGGTGGAGGAGGCATGACCACGAACGAGACGCTGCTGGTCGTCAACCCCGCCACCGGTGACCCGATCACCACCCTGCCCGCCGCGAGCGCCGACGACGTCGCCAAGGCCGCCGAGCAGGCCCGGCGGGCCCACGACGCCGGGGTGTGGTCGCGGCGGCCGGTCCGGGAGCGCGCCGCGGTGCTGCTGCGGCTGGCCGACCTGATGGAACGCGACGCCGAGATCCTCGCCCGGCTGGACAGCGAGGACGCGGGCAAGCCGATCACGGAGTGCCGTACGGGCGACGTACCGGGCGCGATCGAGACGATCCGCTGGTTCGCCGAGGCGGCCGACAAGGCCTTCGGCCGCATCGCGCCGAGCGCGCCCGACGGTCTCGGTCTCATGAGCCGCGAACCGGTCGGGGTCGGCGCGGCGATCCTGCCCTGGAACTACCCGCTGGCCATGACCGCCTGGAAGGTCGGACCGGCCCTGGCCGCAGGCAACTGTCTGCTGGTCAAGCCCGCCGAGGCGACCCCACGCTCCGCCCTGCACCTGGCCGCGCTCGCAGCCGAGGCCGGCCTGCCCGACGGGGTGCTCACGGTGTTGCCCGGGTACGGTTCCGAAGCCGGGGCAGCCCTCGCCCGTGATCCCCTCGTGGGGGTGCTGTCCTTCACCGGCTCCACCGCGACCGGCCGCCGTATTCTCAAGGACGCGGCCGACAGCAACTTCAAGCGCGTCTCACTGGAGATGGGCGGCAAGAGTCCCCAGGTACTGATGCCCGATGCGCTCGCCTACGGGGACGAGCTGATCGACAACATGATCGAGGCCGCGTTCCTGACCATGGGGCAGAACTGCACGGCCGGCTCCCGGGTCCTGGTTCACCGCAGTATCGCCGAGGAGGTCCTGGAGCGGTTCACGGCCGCGGCGAGAGAGCTCGTCATCGGCCGTCCGGCCGACCCGCGCACGCAGATCGGGCCGCTCATCAACCACGCCGCCTTCGACCGGGTCGCGGGAGCCGTGGAGGCCGCCCGGGACGGGGGAGCCCAGATCCACACCGGGGGCCTGCCCCACGGACTGCCCCCGCGCGGCGCCTACTACCCGCCCACCGTGATCACCCGGGCCCCCGCCGGCAGTGACGTCCTCACCAGGGAGCTGTTCGGTCCCGTCGTCACCGTCCAGACCTTCACCACCGAGGACCAGGCGGTACGTATGGCCAATGCCACCGAGTACGGGCTCGCCGCGTCCGTATGGACACGCGACCTCGACAGCGCGTTCCGGCTGGCACGCGGCATCGAGGCCGGTGTGATCTCCGTGAACGCCTACAGCGAGGGCGACATCACCACCCCCTTCGGCGGCTGGAAGCAGTCCGGATTCGGGGGCGTGGAGAAGTCCACCAACGCCTTCGAGCAGTGGACCCGGGAGAAGGCGGTCTGGATCCGCACCCGCTGATCCCGGCCTCAGAGGCGAGCCGTACGCATCCGCTCCCGCAGCTGGACCGGGGAAGTGCCGTGCCAGCGGCGTACCGCGCGGCGCAGCGCCCGTTCGTCGGAGAACCCCGCCCGGCGGGAGATGTCGCGCAGGGTCAGTTCCGGGCGGAGCAACAACTGCTCGACGCGTTCCCGGCGCACTCCCTCGACGAGTGCCTCGTACGTCGTGCCGCACTCGGCCAGCCGACGGCGCAGCGTCCGCTCACTCGTCGCATGCCGCCGCGCCTGCTCACTGAACGACGGCACCAACGGCAGGCCCTGCGCGACGGAGATCTCCAGCACCTCCAGCAGATCCTGCTGGTCACGGCGGGAAGCCAGCTGCGCGTCGAGCATCTCCAGCGTCGACGCGTAGCTCACGGGATCCCGGCCGGGCATCCGGGTACGCGCCCACGCGGGGTCGATGACCAAGCGATTGACGGCGGCGCCGAAACGGACAGGACAGCCGAACAGGGCCTCGTACATGTCCAGTTGGCGCGGGGACGGAAACGAGAACTCCACCGCCCTCGGCGCGAAGAGCGGACCGACGGACAGCCGGGACAGGGTGACCACGGAGGCGAACGCCTCCTCGCTCAGGAAGCAAGCCACGGCCGGGTCCATGGCGGGATCGGGAAGGTCGGCGCGCAGCACGAAGGCGTCGTCCTCCTCACTCACAGCGGCCGACCACACCACCATCGCGCCGGACAGGTTCTGGTACTTCACCCCGGTCTCGATGGCGTGGTGGAGCGTGTCGTCGGCCATCAGGGCGAAGCCGAGCAGACCCCACGCGGTCAGGTGCTGCGCCGCGCCGACCTTCAGCCCCAGGTGCTCGTCCCCTGTCAGGTTCAGGGCACGACGGATCACCGCGCTGCCCTGCCGGTACGACACCCGCAGCGCGGCGGAGCGCATGACCGTCTCGTCCAGTCCCATCCGCTTCAGCAGGGGCCGCAGATCGACGCCGTGCTCGTCGGCGACCACGACCAGGTAGCGCAGGATGTTCGGCTGGATCGTCGCCGATGTGCTGCGGCTGGTCCCGGGCAGATCTGCCGGGCCGGGGGCAGGGGACATCGCACTCACCTTCTCCTCGGCGACCACCGTAGGCAGCCGACGTCACCGGTCGCGCGCTGTGGCCCCCGAAGTCCCCTGTACGGCCTCTCGTGTCCTGAGGCTGCCCCCGGCGCCTGACTACGGTTTCCGCAACCCGCACGGCGTTCGCCTCGCTGGTCCCCGACTGCTCAGTCCGGCCCCCAAAGGAACGAAGGCGAGACCGCATCATGTCCTGCACTGCTCCAATCCGGGTGAGGGCCGGGCACCCGGTCTCCAAGACCGGCGCCCGAAGGGGCGCGACCCTCGCGTTCGCCGCGCAAGGCGTGTCCGTCGCTGCCGTCTACACGACCGTCCCAGCGGTCACCGAACACCTGAAACTGGCTCCGCTCGTGACAACCACCCTGATGGTCGCGGTGGCGCTGACGGCTGGGGGCGGCAGCTTCCTGGGGCTGGCCGCGATCCGCCACGCCGGTCCCGTCGCCACGATGCGCGGAGCCGTGCTGACGGCCGGCGCCACGCTGGTTCTGATCGGGTGGGCCCCCGACGAGGCGACCGTCGTCTGCGCGTACGTCATCTTCGGGCTTGCAGTCGGTGCCCTGGACGTCGGTGCCAACACCCGGGCAGCAGCGATCGAGCGCGCCTACGGCCGCAGCGTCTTCGGCTCCTTCTACATGGCATGGAGCGTGGGAGGCGTGGTCGCGGCCCTGCTCACGGCGGGGGCTGCCCGGCTGGAGTGGCCCGTGGCCGCCGGCCTGAGCGTGCAGGCCGGCATCGTGCTGCTCCTCGCCGTCTGCGTGCGCACGCATGCCCTGCCCTCTTCCCCCGCGGGGCCGTCGGACAGCCCCACGCAGCCGCCGCTGGGGCGCCGCCTGTGGATCCGGCTCATCCCGTTCGGCCTGGTCCTCCTGGTCGTCTACGTCGTCGACTCCACCGTCTCGGCCTGGTCGGCGGTCTACCTGCGCCGGACCCTCGCCGCGTCCCTCACCGTCGCTCCGCTGGCGTATGCGGCCTACCAGGCCGGCACAGTCATCGGTCGCGTCGCCACGGACAGACTCGTGCAACGGTTCGGAGGGGTCGCCGTCGTACGCACCGCTGCCCTGCTCGTCGCAGGTGCCCTGGCAGGCATGGCCACGGCACCGAGCTGGCCGTTCGCCGTTCTCGCGGCCGGGGTGGTGGGCCTGGGGGTGTCCGTGCTGGCTCCGCTGTGCCTGGCCTCCGCCGCGTGGCTGCGTCCTGCGGCCTCGGCGGCGGTCCTGGCACGCCTGAACCTCTTCAACTACGCCGGTGTCATCACAGGTGGCGCAGTGAGTGGGCTCCTCGGCTCCACCGGCCGGTTCCGTCTCGCCTACGCGGCACCGGCCGCCCTGGCGGTTCTTGTCCTGGCCGCGGCCCGCCACTTCACCCAGCAGCCTCCACGCCCGGCCCGAGCGGAGAATGTCCCTCCCTTCGACCGGGCGGATCCTCAGCCACTGGGCTGAGCGGTCCCACACCGGGTGCCCGATGAGAAGCTTGGCGTCGTCCGTCCGGACGCGCCGGCGCGCGGATGCTTCCCTCGGGCAGCTCGATCTCGGTCACCTCGAAGGGCAGGCCGCCCAGCCCCAGCGGCGGACCCGCACAATGTCGGGGAACACGACGGCGCCGTCCGGGGTGGCCCGCGCGGGTACGGGGGAACCGCCCCTGGGGGCCGTCTGCCCAACGGTCTGCCGGCCCGCAGGTACCGGCAGGTGGCTCGGACCTGCCATCCCCGCGCGCAGCCGACGGAGAGGCCTGCCGAGCGAGGCGTCTGGAACGGCTGGCTGCTCCGGATGCGCTGCTTGCAGACGCGTGGCTCGTGACTGTCGTTACAGAGGCTCTACCCCCCATTTTCGAGGCAGAGCCTCTGCCCGTCGGAAGAGCAATCCGCTGCGGCCGGCTTCGCATCCCGCCCCGAGCCGGCGACTCAGGCCGCTTCCGCCTCCGTTGTCGTCCTCACAGGGCGTGTTGAGGACACGTTGGGGATACAACCACGCGGGCCGGCTGGGCCGTTTGGACGGCGGTGAGGATGTTGCTCGCGAAGATATGGCGGTCCTCTTCCGAGGTGATCGGCAGGTGGACGAACACTCCTGCAGCACCGCGGTAGGTGTCGGTCAGGTCGGCGGGGGAGGAGTGGGCGGCGGCCACGACGCGGGCGCCGTCCACGACGGCCTGCTCGTTGCGGGTCACAGCGGTCACGGACCTGCCCGCGGCCGTGAGGGCGGAGGCGACGGGGCACCCTGGGCGCCGGTGGCGCCGTGAATTGCGAAGCAGTACGCGCAGCCCGGAACGCAGCCGGTACAGGGGTTGATCACATAGTCGTTCGACGGGGTCTTCGACTTCTGGATCAGGGTCTTCGCCTCGATCTCGACCGGTTCCATGAGGGGCTCCCTCTCCGTTGCCGGCCGCCCGCGCCCGGCGCGAGGCGGCTGGACGCCAGACCTGCATCACGAGGAACAATAATCTCTGGAAGTTGATTCCATGGAATCTAAATGGTTTGCTGGGTGGGCAACTGGTCCGGGGCCTCGATCTCCCGCCCCGCAGGCGGGCGCTCGTGAGCCGTTCCGGAGGAGAGCCTCGATCACCCCCGGATCAGCGGCGATCACCCCCGGATCAAGCACACCCCGGAGAGTCATGTTCGTTCCCAAATGGGACTGTCAAGGAGTGAGCGTCATGACCGTTCCCGCCTTCAACTCGGTCGCCTGGTTCGAGTTCGGCACCGACCAGCCGGAGAAGGTCAAGAAGTTCTACGGCGAGCTGTTCGACTGGAACTACGTCGCCAACACCAACACCCCGGGCGTCACCTACCACTCGGTGATGCCGCCCGGTGCCCAGCAGCCGACGGGCGGCGTGTGGGAGTCCGAGGGCGGGTTCCCCAACTATGCGATCTTCTACGTCCTCGTCCAGGACGTCACGACGACCGTCGAGCGCGCCGGTGAACTGGGCGCCGAGGTGCTCATGGAGCCGGTCTCCGACTCCGCGGGCTTCACCTTCGCCCGGCTGAAGGACACGGCCGGCAACCACTTCGGCGTCTTCTCCGTGCCCACCCCCTGACCGGCTGCGCGGGCCGCCGCACGACACCCGCCCGACGGTCTGTCCCGCAGCACGGACGACAGTCCTTCTCCTTCCGCCCCTTCCCTTCTCGTCCCCTCCCCTGCCGGAGCCACCCGCAGGGCTCACGTCCGCACAGTCCCCCGACCGGGAGGCCCCCATGTCCGGCATCAGCGCCGTCAGCGACAGGATCCCCGTCCACGTATACGGCGGCCCGACCACCCTGATCGAGTACGGCGGGCTCAGGTTCGTCACCGACCCCACCTTCGACCCGCCCGGCGAGTACCCCATGCCTCTCCCCGGTGACCACAAGCTCGTCAAGACCGACCCGTCGCCCGTCACCGCCGCAGACCTGGGCGGCATCGACGCCATCCTTCTCTCCCACGACACGCACGACGACAACCTCGACAGCGCAGGCCGGGCCTTCCTGCCCGAGGCCCCCGTCGTCCTCACCACCGAAAGCGGCGCCGGTCGTCTCGGCGGCAACGCGCAGGGGCTGGCCTTCTGGGAGACCGCCGAACTCCGGAGGCCCGACGGCGGCACCGTGACCGTCACGGGCGTCCCCGCGAGGCACGGCCCCGTCGGCTGCGAACCGGTCACCGGCGACGTCGTCGGCTTCGTGCTCACCTCCGACGACCTGCCGCCGGTCTACGTCAGCGGCGACAACGCCGCCCTGGAGCACGTCACGGAGATCGCCGGGAGGTTCGCTCCTGTCGACACCGCGGTCCTCTTCCTCGGCGGAGCCCGCATGGCCTTCGCCTTCGACAACGCTCTGCTCACCCTCGACAGTGCCCAGGGCGCCAGGGCCGCGCAGATACTCGGCGCCCGCCGGGTCGTCCCCGCCCACTACGACAGTTGGGCCCACTTCAAGGAAGGCCGAAACGAGATCGAGGCCGCGTTCACCGAAGCCGGCCTCGCCGACCGCCTCGACTTCGCCCGATAGCCACCGCCCCCGCACAAGAACCCAAGGAGAGCACGACGTGACCAGCGCGAACATCGACATCGCCCGCACCTACTTCCAGGCCGTCCAGACCGGAGACATGGCCGCTCTCGGCGGACTCCTCGACGCCGACATCGTCTGGCACCAGCCCGGAGACAACCAGTTCTCCGGCGAGCACAAGGGCCAGGGCGCCGTTTTCCAGATGCTCGGCAGCATGATGGAGACCAGCCGGGGCACCTTCGCCATCGACAAGATCCACACCCTCATGGGCAACGGGGACCTGGTCACCGCCACCATCCACTTCACCGGCCGCCGCGACAACGCGTCGATGAGCATGGACGGCGTCGACCTCCTGCGCATCGAGAACGGCAAGATCGCCGAGATGTGGCTCTTCTCCGCCGACCCGGCCTCCGAAGACGCCTTCTGGGGCTAGAGCCGTGGTGCCCGGGGCCGACGCGGCCCCGGGCACACCCACGATGTGATCCGTACGCACACGAAAGGCACCCGCATGCGGAAGATGACCGAGCAGCAGTGGCGGGCGTTCGTCACGTACGGCACCCGTACCGGCAAACTGTCGACAGTCCGCGCCGACGGCAGCCCTCACGTGACACCGGTCTGGTTCCTCCTCGATGGCGACGACATCGTGCTCACCACCGAGAAGAACGGAGTCAAGGGCGGCAACCTCGCCCGCGACGGACGGTTCGCCCTCTGCGTCGACGAGGACCGGCCCCCGTACGCGTTCGTCCTCCTCCAGGGCCGCGCGACGATCTCCGAGGATCCGGACGGCATGCTGCGCTGGGGTGGTCTCCTGGGCGCCCGGTACATGGGCGACGACCGTGCCGAGGAGTACGCCGCGCGCAACGGTGGCCCCGGCAGCCTCCTCGTCCGGGGCCGCATCGACAAAGTCATCGCCTTCGCCGGTATCGCTGACTGAACTGTGGGCCGACGGGCCGGGGCTGTGTGTGTCCCGCTCCGGCTCGTCAACCCACGGGCACTGCCGGGCCGTCGCGGCTCACGATGCCGGCCCGCCGGGCTGCTTCGGTGCCCGCATGGCCGGCACCGGAGTCTGTGCGGCGGCCTTCCGCTCCGCGTCCAGGGCGCGTCCGGCTGCTCGCAGCGTGCTGAGGACCGCGGTCACCTCGCGTACGGACCGCTCAGGAATCACCGACCCGATACGCAGTTCCAGCTCCTCCTCGAAGACCTTCAGCGCCCCGTCCACCAGCTTCCGGCCCGCTGAGGTCAGTTCGACGATCGAGGAACGGCGGTCGTTCGGATTGGGCCGCCGCTCACACAGGCCCGCCGCCTCAAGACGATCGACCACCTTGCTCGCGCCGCCCACCGTGATCGAGAACTTCTCCGCGATGTCCTGCACCCGCCGCCCGGGCTGCTGATGCAGCAGGTGCAGCACCTCGAACGAGGTCAGCGGCAGGTCGTACTCGGCCTTCAACCGCCCCTCGATACCGTCCCACAGCTCGATCTCCAGCGAGACCAGCTCCCGGTACAGCAGCTTCAGGTCGGCGTCCGCCATCACTCAACTTCCGTAGAACTATCTTCCATGGACAGTTAATGGTAGCTACTGTCAGACGCGACGCACTCGCGACTTCGGCCCCGGAACCAACAACACCCCGCCCCTGTGTCCTCCAACCTCTGGTGAGCCATGGCATCGCGTCGGCGGTAGTCGCGACAGGCTCATACGTTCCTCGTTCGCGTCGTTCGTGGCGCGCTTGCCGTGGCTGCCCGGGACACGGGTCAGGAGCCGTCGGCCCGGTGGTCGCGGACGCGCTCGGCCAGCGGCGGCGGTGTCTCGTCCAGACCGCCGACCGCACCGCACGCGATGCGGGCGCAGGTTCCACGACAGGCGAGCAGCTGCCTGCCGTCCCGGTGGGAAACCACCACCGCCTCCGTGTCGGGTGCGTTCCGGTAGTCGGTCGTGCAGATGAGGCAGGCCAGTCCGGAAAGCATCTCCGCAGTCGGTTCGGGGCGGCCGCGGCGGTGGCCGGAGATCGAGTCCTGTGAGTACATGCGTCCGCATCCTCTTGATCGGTTCGGGGGGCGTACGCCAGATGCCGGGACGCCTCGGAGGCATCCCGGCAACCGGGGAATCCGCTATCGCGCCGCGCGGCGCCTGACGCTCGAGGGGGTGTGGCTGTACGAGCCAAAAGGCATGGTGCGGCTCTCTTCCGGCCGGCTCCGACGTGCGCCGGCCTGTGCCGTTCTCCGAGGGCGACGCCGAAACGGGTGACGGCGTGCGAGGTGCGCTCAATGCCGCAACCGTACCCCCTGCGCACCCCGCGTGAGCCGGACCCGGACTCCGGGACCGCCGCCGGGAGCGTCACCCG includes:
- a CDS encoding MFS transporter, coding for MTTTLMVAVALTAGGGSFLGLAAIRHAGPVATMRGAVLTAGATLVLIGWAPDEATVVCAYVIFGLAVGALDVGANTRAAAIERAYGRSVFGSFYMAWSVGGVVAALLTAGAARLEWPVAAGLSVQAGIVLLLAVCVRTHALPSSPAGPSDSPTQPPLGRRLWIRLIPFGLVLLVVYVVDSTVSAWSAVYLRRTLAASLTVAPLAYAAYQAGTVIGRVATDRLVQRFGGVAVVRTAALLVAGALAGMATAPSWPFAVLAAGVVGLGVSVLAPLCLASAAWLRPAASAAVLARLNLFNYAGVITGGAVSGLLGSTGRFRLAYAAPAALAVLVLAAARHFTQQPPRPARAENVPPFDRADPQPLG
- a CDS encoding MBL fold metallo-hydrolase is translated as MSGISAVSDRIPVHVYGGPTTLIEYGGLRFVTDPTFDPPGEYPMPLPGDHKLVKTDPSPVTAADLGGIDAILLSHDTHDDNLDSAGRAFLPEAPVVLTTESGAGRLGGNAQGLAFWETAELRRPDGGTVTVTGVPARHGPVGCEPVTGDVVGFVLTSDDLPPVYVSGDNAALEHVTEIAGRFAPVDTAVLFLGGARMAFAFDNALLTLDSAQGARAAQILGARRVVPAHYDSWAHFKEGRNEIEAAFTEAGLADRLDFAR
- a CDS encoding NAD(P)/FAD-dependent oxidoreductase gives rise to the protein MKANQFDTCVIGAGPAGLAVARALAERNLPYTHLERHTGPGGIWDIDNPGSPMYESAHFISSRTLSGFGGFPMPDHFADYPPHRQILSYLRTFADAYGLTDRVEFGVEVENVEKNADGTWTVTRAGGRESVHGQVVVCTGSQWHPNVPELPGEFSGEVRHTVGYRSAEELRGKRVLVVGAGNSGCDIACDAARTADHAVISMRRGYWFIPKHLFGRPVDTLANSGPHLPMWLAQRVFGALLRILNGDPARLGLPKPDHKLFETHPAINSMLIHHLQHGDITAKPGIARAEGRTVHFTDGTSDDFDLILLATGYVHRVPVAQRYFGDEQHPDLYLSSFSREHEGLFGIGFVETNSGAYQLFDSQAQLIAGYVHDARHRLPNAERFARMIRSDRPDLSGGLRFVDSPRHTGYVDSGAFVKYLGKVAGDMGWRTEGQPPPARSLRRAEAVA
- a CDS encoding MarR family winged helix-turn-helix transcriptional regulator is translated as MADADLKLLYRELVSLEIELWDGIEGRLKAEYDLPLTSFEVLHLLHQQPGRRVQDIAEKFSITVGGASKVVDRLEAAGLCERRPNPNDRRSSIVELTSAGRKLVDGALKVFEEELELRIGSVIPERSVREVTAVLSTLRAAGRALDAERKAAAQTPVPAMRAPKQPGGPAS
- a CDS encoding AraC family transcriptional regulator, producing MSPAPGPADLPGTSRSTSATIQPNILRYLVVVADEHGVDLRPLLKRMGLDETVMRSAALRVSYRQGSAVIRRALNLTGDEHLGLKVGAAQHLTAWGLLGFALMADDTLHHAIETGVKYQNLSGAMVVWSAAVSEEDDAFVLRADLPDPAMDPAVACFLSEEAFASVVTLSRLSVGPLFAPRAVEFSFPSPRQLDMYEALFGCPVRFGAAVNRLVIDPAWARTRMPGRDPVSYASTLEMLDAQLASRRDQQDLLEVLEISVAQGLPLVPSFSEQARRHATSERTLRRRLAECGTTYEALVEGVRRERVEQLLLRPELTLRDISRRAGFSDERALRRAVRRWHGTSPVQLRERMRTARL
- a CDS encoding SDR family NAD(P)-dependent oxidoreductase, with product MSGFDFTDKVMLVTGGAGGIGSALCRRFASGGARCVVVDIDEARAEKVAAGLPGAGHTGIGCDLMDRAQVERLFERVSDAHGRLDVLVNNVGMTSAERFDVRSVESIEREITLNLTSPLVATRIAIPLLTASRDARVVTTVSLGGIFPLGETPIYTASKFGLRGAMLAIGLDLRSRGILAGSVLPSATDTRMLRQEAVDGGNSLQFQDRPQQPADVVAAVVSLLDKPRLEAYPRPGESRLVRFAMLMPNLLPRVFPLFRKRGDRGMARYLEELRRRGLVRRTEGRWELVEEA
- a CDS encoding VOC family protein → MTVPAFNSVAWFEFGTDQPEKVKKFYGELFDWNYVANTNTPGVTYHSVMPPGAQQPTGGVWESEGGFPNYAIFYVLVQDVTTTVERAGELGAEVLMEPVSDSAGFTFARLKDTAGNHFGVFSVPTP
- a CDS encoding nuclear transport factor 2 family protein; this translates as MTSANIDIARTYFQAVQTGDMAALGGLLDADIVWHQPGDNQFSGEHKGQGAVFQMLGSMMETSRGTFAIDKIHTLMGNGDLVTATIHFTGRRDNASMSMDGVDLLRIENGKIAEMWLFSADPASEDAFWG
- a CDS encoding aldehyde dehydrogenase family protein, coding for MTTNETLLVVNPATGDPITTLPAASADDVAKAAEQARRAHDAGVWSRRPVRERAAVLLRLADLMERDAEILARLDSEDAGKPITECRTGDVPGAIETIRWFAEAADKAFGRIAPSAPDGLGLMSREPVGVGAAILPWNYPLAMTAWKVGPALAAGNCLLVKPAEATPRSALHLAALAAEAGLPDGVLTVLPGYGSEAGAALARDPLVGVLSFTGSTATGRRILKDAADSNFKRVSLEMGGKSPQVLMPDALAYGDELIDNMIEAAFLTMGQNCTAGSRVLVHRSIAEEVLERFTAAARELVIGRPADPRTQIGPLINHAAFDRVAGAVEAARDGGAQIHTGGLPHGLPPRGAYYPPTVITRAPAGSDVLTRELFGPVVTVQTFTTEDQAVRMANATEYGLAASVWTRDLDSAFRLARGIEAGVISVNAYSEGDITTPFGGWKQSGFGGVEKSTNAFEQWTREKAVWIRTR
- a CDS encoding PPOX class F420-dependent oxidoreductase, with protein sequence MRKMTEQQWRAFVTYGTRTGKLSTVRADGSPHVTPVWFLLDGDDIVLTTEKNGVKGGNLARDGRFALCVDEDRPPYAFVLLQGRATISEDPDGMLRWGGLLGARYMGDDRAEEYAARNGGPGSLLVRGRIDKVIAFAGIAD